A stretch of DNA from Juglans microcarpa x Juglans regia isolate MS1-56 chromosome 5D, Jm3101_v1.0, whole genome shotgun sequence:
ACTTCAATTTCTTGCCGGGAAATTCCTCGTTTCTCATCGGAGAAATATCAATCTCAATCAAGTTCTCTTCCTCGACATGAAAATCATGCCCTCTCTTATTCCCATCCAAGGCAATCTCTATTAGACCTTCTTTGTCCTCCTCGTTCCAAGTGAGGCACCGGTTCTCCGGGGAGTACCACTCTCCGATAGGCGGAAAATTGCCAAAATCGCCGTCGGATGAGTCATCCGAGTCTGATTCCGGGTAATACATTGAAAGTGAAGGGTGCCTCTCATGGCTCACATTTTTGGTCCCTTCCCCCTCGTTCGGGTTTGGATACTTTTCGCTCGGATTCGGATCCTCTTCTGCTTCATCACCTTCGTATTCTTCGTATATGACCTCCAACGGTGCCTTCACATCCCATTCGACGAAGTCGTCCTCGAAGCATGGGGTGGGATTGAAACTggaatcggagtcggagtcggtttCCGATTGGGATGCGACACCAATGTCTTCTTCTGGAAACTTGGTTTTTTCTGGCTCAAAGGAATCGCTTTCCCCGTTCTCTTTGCTTTCCGCGTTTTCGCCGGCCTTCCGGCTTGTTTGGAACTGGCAAGAGTTATCAGTGATCTCATCATCCAATCTCTGAATTGCACCGAGTCGGAGTAAAGCGAAGAACAGAATTCCAGTTGCGTTAAGCACCGGGGAGAAAATGATTTTCAGGAAAAGGTGGGGGAGATAGAGGAGAATCAGAGCGTAAAGACTAACAATGCACGAGAAAATAGGGCTTGAGAAGAAAGACGATAAGAAATGGGAAAAGGACTTCATGGTGACGGCAGAAAAAAAGGGAATTCAAGATTCATAGAGAATTCTCGTTTCCTTgcatgaaggaaaaaaaagtctCGCCCAGAAAACCATGATCGGGAGAGAAAATTGAGAGTGGGAAACGAATGAAACCGATTAGGGACAAGAAAGTGCGAGGAAGTGGGAGAGGGAAAGGAATCAGAATGGGACGGGACGGGACataaagaggagagagagagagagaggggtttagAAGACCGGGggggttttaacttttttaagagGGGGGCTTTAGAAGTGCGTGTGGGGAGAGGCATGGAATAAATGAGATGGTGGTGGGCGTGAGGGGGAGGTGGGTACAATTACGGAGATGACCCTTTTGTTTTGTCCCATAAAATTCACAAATCAGTCTTAAAAGatggtttgtttgtttgtttgattgagtagagagagagagatcacgaATTTAATCAACTGAAAGGTACAACCGCAAGTTGCAACCAACCCCATTACGAAGTTGCAAACCCGTCCTGGTTCGTGGGTTTTGTAggcatttctctctctctctctctctctttaattttttatatttattaaaatgtaagataatttttattaagtgACTATCAATAATTCTTACAATCCTGTCATACTGATTACACTAGAACTCAAGGTATCATCACTACCAAAGTAGAAAAGGACATGATGCCAAACACGTATATGGTGAAAAAACTTGCCTTCCTCGGCTAACACTTCTAAATTCCCAGTAATGTCGATTACTTGAAGTGATGATATGTTATATGTTCCCCAATCACAACACTCCAGCAAGCAATGCAAATGTACGTGCGCTCTAGCAGTAACAAGGGGAAAAATAGGGGAAATGGGACAcggaaatgagatgaaaaggGGGTTGTACAGCACTCAATACAATAAGGAAAATTAATATCCATAACTGAACTCTAGTTAGcagaaaaacaatatatttggtctcgttcacttttataaaatttttcatctcatctcatctcatttaatcactataaattttttcaaattctcatacaaaataaaataaataattcaactttttcaaattttaaaacaaaaataatattaaaaatatatattctaataatattttactttcaacttttatctcatctcatcttatctacaaaaataaacaaggttTAAAATGCTTAGCTGATTTATCCAATCCTTTTATCTATCCTAATTCTCATTTAAATTATACATTCCTATATGTTTTAGAGAATTTGATGCCTAAGAGTCTTAGAAAACCGGCAAAATTGGAGAATGCttctaaacttataattttatttacgtAATCATACGTGCTATGATGTGTCAGCTattgaaaattgtaaaaattttaaattttaaaatttaaattaaaaaagaaaacaatgataaaatgagattgttACTCAATACGTATAATAATATGCGTAAaattgtatatacatatatatatatatatatatatatatatatatagcactacGTACTTGGCAAAATTATCATAAGCCCGTGAGACTCGCCTCCGGTTACATATTGTAATGTTATTAAAATTGTTggtatcaatattaattttgaatggcacttaattatattttacaataagaTGGAGTATTATATGTTTATTCTCTAATACTACCTAGGTAATAGTAACTATGTTGATTGGGTATCCAGATGCTTAATTaacattttctcctttttgactttataaaatcaaataataattccttatattattttctcttttatttgtcttttttttttcttctttttatcatatatatatatatatatatatatattattttctaatcttcTAAAGTTTCTTTTCAAACTCTACAATCTAgcgatgaaaaatattttttatatctcgagttattttataataattcagAATGTACAATTAATGATCAATATCGTAAAGCctcaaagaaaataatgatttgATGCTCTTTATATGGGAATTAAATTTGAGGCATAAAGAAGCAGATTCATTTAAAATGGTGATGAGCCATGCAGTAGTTTGGAGGAAGAGTCAAAaggatatatattaattagttcgCTCGGCACAATCAGTCTAACCATGAATTTCTCTTACGattgcatttttcttctctctctcattcacaAAAGAGCCTTTTGGGCtgcctttcttcttgcttacaCTCACAGGTAtcaatcttctttttttgtcaAATGGAACTTGTCTTGTAACGTGGGGACATCGATCGATCCTACCTTGAATTGGAGCACTTTACATGATATGGGAAATGATCTTTCGTGAATACCCCTCTCATGTTTTCATTAGACTAATAAACCAGATCATTGAAGTAATCATCTTCTTTCAACAACCATGCATGCGTTTGCTGATTATGCCTCGTGCCtagtaatgattttctaatCATATTAGGAGATCAATATGGCATGATTTGTAATAATAACACATATCACCCATCAACAGCTACAACCACAATCTCGGGTCACTTACCAAATGAAAACTCACCTCCTAGGAAAACATCCACTCACCCAACGCTGGCCACTGCACAATCACTCATATGGTAACCTGCTAATATCATGTCATGGCTAGTAATCTATATGAGCCAACTGCATATCTCTCTGTATGTATCATCAATTATCTTGTATAGCTCAAACCTCAAATGACAAAATAAGGGTTGGTTTAGAttcaaaaatcatctcatctcattattacaatttttttaaattctcacacaaaatataataaacaattcaacattttcaaatcttaaaataataataatattctaacaatattttattcaactcatctaacaCTATTTCATCTCGtcttatttcactattcaaacataTCCTAAATCTTATATTAATGTAATGCAGTGATCTATAAAGTTTTTcgaatttgttatttttagtcAAATTATTGATGTGATGTTATTTAAGTGAATGTTTACATTAGTTTGATGTATAATTGAAAATAGTAAAATCCTAAACTAACAACATTATTTTCCAAAGTTTAAAAAACACTTGGAAAGATTGACTTGATCAACAGTGAAAGGCATGAAAAGTAAAAGCCGCCTTATTTTTGCCATTAGAAGAAGCTATTCCTAGACCACATTATTGACTGCTCCAAAAGTATATGAGTGGACCACATGACATGGGTTCGTTGGGAAGCCATCTTTGTTGGTGCGACTTTGACGTTGACATAACTTCCATTCATCCATCAAAGGACAAAGTGTACCTCATTAATTAGCTTACAAGAAAAAATGTTTAGGTTTCCCATATTTGGTTGAtgctttaagaaaaataatgttatttattcTATATAGTGTCATTCTTAATTACACTAATTAAAATGTCGCACTTGAAGTGGGTTATATAGGAATCACTTAAAATTCATCATATAAACTTCATGTGTGAATAAGGAAGATAAGTTCAAGATTAacagtattattatttattaagtaaactcttattttttattccatGCAAAGTCTTTAAACGTGATATTCTTCAAttattagatataaaaaataagaaataatatttacagtcttagagttctttttgaaaaaaaaatagataagtttaggatgtacatgaaaaataattcttttaatggtgaatctcattttttttttaaatagagtacGAAGCTTGTATACTCTAGAagtgtatctaacattactcataaaaaaattagacgTAGAAGAAAAAATGTAGGGAAAAGTACAAAAGCGTTTCATCCTCttaagattttaaattatctactatttattgataatataaattcttgtaaatttaaattacttGATTATGATTATTTAGTAGAAGATTGGACACAGAagattaataaaagtaaaacgctaccaaaatattatagattatgagatattttattctcaagttaAAGGTGTAAAGCATGTATACCATTTACATCATTTATATAGTAAAATTTTATtcgtaaaaaatttaaaatttaaaatttatctttcaaatcaaattatatcataaaaatattttattaaatttattttatacactaacttaaaaatagaattttttattatatatatagacgtgCTAAACAAACCGAAAGCAGCCTAATTTTTCATTACAAGGGTTCTTGGTGGGTGTTTGATATGACGTTCTATTTTGTGCTTGCCATTCACACGCTTCGCGTAAAGTTTAGCGTCATCGGGAAGGCTTTTCGTCGAAAAAACTTTTCCATATATAAAAGAGCTGAACCAAGAAAAAATATGCAATAGCACGTCCAGCTTTGGGTTTGGTATTGAAAGcaagagctctctctctctctctctctctctctctctctctctcacacacacacacacacacacacattcataATAAGTTGCAACTTTTGGGACTACCACTAAAATCTAGCTTCACTTTCAAGTAAATAATGCAGAGTTATGATTGGATATGAAAGAACAATGAATTCAACCATGGGGGACCTGAACCTCCACAAACCTTTTAACATGTATAATGGGTTAAAGCAGAACATTTCATCTTGATAACGTAAATAATGTTGTTATTGAGTTCCCatagagaaaaggagagagaacaTACTGAGCAGTGCAGTTCTTTTTTGCACGTTACAACTAAAACCATATCCTTTGTATTCCATTTTTACATGTATCCAGGCTCCCCACCCCCACAAAAGGATATCCAAATCAGCAACTCTCAACCTTCAGATTACAACAATACTTGATTGCCATATTATGTTCATTTAATGTCTGTAACTCCATATTATGTTCCAACATTCTGTAATTTGATTAATGCAGAGAGCAGTAGTTATGAGGAAGGAGAGACATGAGGTGGCTTCAAGGCACGATTTAAAGACAAGAATTGATAGCAGTAGTTAGTTGAGTTGTGGCAGACAAAGAATCTAGGCCATCAATTCAGTTTCAAAGGGGCATAAAGCGGAGTCGAAGAAAGACCACAGAGCCTTTAGTTCGAGAGAAGCATCTCACATGGTTTGGGACCCCTGGATGTCTCTCTAGGTCCATCACAAGAGAGGTTTAACcctttgaagagagagagagattatgaaGTTAGCCAGCTGGTTTAAAGCTTCATCAGTTCCTAtcatttggaaagaaaaaacaatgttgatctattttgatattaaacgatctattttgatattaaaaagtgagtaatgctatattatattctaaaattataagagttttataatttaacataccacatcaatatatatcaattaGCTCCTgagataattatttaaaattcaacACATATCAACACAGAACTGTGCAATGGGAAAATTAGATCAACACCAAAGgagaaagatgaaagaaaaaagagaaccTAGAGCCTACgccctcgtttggttatacaaacaatttcatttcatctaatcatcacaatttttttaaattctcacaaaaaatataataaacaattcaattttttcaaatatcaaaataaaaataagattaaaaaattatattctaataatattttattcaactttcaactttcttttcatctcatctcgtgtaaccaaatgaggcatttgcaaactttttttttttttttttccagatacGTATCTTGGTCTTGACTCTTTACAAACTATAAATGTTGTACCAGGACTTCAAGAAAATGCAGGCTCTTTGACAATTTCAGTGTAGGTCGCGACATATAAGCCACATGCTAGCAAGGCTTAAGAAGTAACCAGCCTGTCGTGTCTAGAAAGCAACATAAACTATCTATCTTCGCACCATATCTTCACTGGatcaatctatttattattcatgcACGTCATCTCTATCTACACTTCGTTCACCTAAACCAATATATCCCACACATGTTCTGTACTTGCCCACAAACgaagattctttttttttcttttttatcaagtaGTAGTTCAAGGATACGATAGCACATTGCCATAAAGATTAAGCGGACACTTCCATACAACCTAGTGGAAGAAATTTCGAAGGAAAAACGAAGCCTCAAGCCTGGATCAGTAGCAAATCTCTCTTTGCGTCGAACCAAATCAATTATTTCTTTAACGATTTGATTGAGGAATTATCATtgcaacaaaaagaaagggtaCCCATAACTCCCGGGATTTAAAAAtgacacattaaaaaaaaaaccggttTTGTTAGTGTTATCTTATCATGTACACaccttttaacaaaaattatttacaaaagttatttacaaaagcattttccTTCAGTTGCTGCGATAAAGCTGACGTTTAAAAGTAGGCAATCCTTAAACTGACGTAGCGACTTATTCACCTTTAATTATGGCCAAAAAACTAGGAAAAGCCAGCAAACCTATGTACAGCCGCTAGTAGTATCGGGGACGGGGAGGGGCACAACCCTCAGAATACCGCAATTCATTAGGAATATTGCCATATGGAGGTCTTGGACTTGGAGTTCCATAAGCTGAACCTGTGAAAGGCAGAAGCAAATAATGTGGCTgagagtttattattattagcatGGTTGCGTGCAGTTACCCTCAACAACAACAATGGTATTCAAAAATCTTTCCATCATTCTGTCTCTCCAAGAACATACACAAAACACATTCatacacttataaataattgattGAAGTACCTACCTAATGCGGTTGGCAGAGGCCTGGGAACAAATGTGGGGGCTCTTGGTGCCTGCAGATCGGCTCCAGGTCCTCCAATGTGATTATAATGCCCACCATGACCGCTGTAAGAGTACGGCATTGTACTTGCACTTCCAACTGGAGAGGGTTCAATCATACTACTCCTGTAGGGGTAAGCATCAGCACCAGGAATGTTATTATTGGCTTCAATGTTAGATCTGCTGTAGGGGCCACCCATTCCATAACCCAAAGTTCTTGTTGCTTGCAGACTAGCTCCAGGACCTCCATTGTCGTTAAAATGCTCACCAAGAGTGCTGTATGAGAGTGGCATTGGACTTGCACTTCCAACTGGGAAGGGTTCAATCATACTACTCCTGTAGGGATAAGGGGCAGTACCACAACTAGGAATGCCACCGTAACTGCCAGAGCAACCAGCATCATCTCTAGGAAAAGAACTTTCATAACTCCCAGGAGCAGCAGCTACCCTAACTACAGCAGGATATTGATTGCCTCGATATGCTGGAACATTTGATCCTCTACTTGCATGTGGTCCACCCTGTTGATATGCTGTATTCACCTAGGAATTTACGCATATACATTATGTGACTTCCAAGACAGGTTATTTTATTGGAACTTGTATTAAATGgtcaacttatcaaaaaaaaaaaaaaaactttcaaaaggCAATTAAAACTCCAGCTACTGATAGATGATTATTGACCATGGTTACAAACTCAAAGATGATGAATGGACAACTTCTACTTACTTGGTTGGGTCCTTGAGAATTAGATGCATGGAGAGGTGAATTATGCCAATGTCTTCCAGAGACTGAAGAAACATCACTCATATCATATCCATATAAAGATATTAACACAGAGCAAGTTCCCAAATTCAAACTTAGATAAGGTCAGACAAAAACCTGCTAAAGCCACCTGATCTTGAGGCAAGAATCCAGTAACTGACTTGACAGAACTTTCCCGATAATAAGGTGAAGAGTTATTTGAGTTCAGATTGGTAGCAGAAGCAAGAGTGTGCTTCATCTCATCCAAATGTCTCTGGGACTCTGCTGGATTGAGTTCTACAAAGATGACCTTACAAAGGAGACTAAATCATTAGCAACATTTCAACGAACAGATACCTGAATCCAAGTTGGTAGATAATTACCTGATCAAAATACTCATCTGACCCAGGCATATCCTTGCTGCTCGGCAAAACATAATTCACTGCCAAAACATTATTCAGGAGAACATGAAGTAATAAATTATGAGGGAAAGAACCAAGCACTGGTGGAAACAAAGTGGAGTAATATAACTAGATAACGACAAGAACAAGATGTCGTCATAGGAAAATACCTAACATTTCCTTTACTGCGTCGGCTGGTACCTCCTTTCCCATTTCTTTGACTCTTTTAGCAGCACGAAATTTCAGCTCTTCGGGCCTTGGAAATACCACTACAGCAACCTGGGGAAAAACACAAGTCATtgatgaagattaaaaaatatataaagcatcctcccattaaaaaaatctgGCACAAACATATCAATTGGTAGTTACCTTCTGAAAGAAGGCAAATGGCTTCAGTTTACGTTTACGTGCATTCTTGTAAACATTTGTCTGATCAATTATGTAGTTGCGAGGTGTTTTGGCAGCACGAGATAAAAGGGTATTAAAAATCCCAGTTGCTTTGTCCATTAGACGATCAAATCGTTCACTATAATTGTGCTTTCGCATTAATCCCGGCACCTGTATGAACAGAAGTGCTAGAATATCTATTCAGAGCCATTAATACCAcaagaaccaaaaaaataaaaacaaaaaacaggaCATAAACCTTCATTTGATCTAGAATTAGGTTTGTCCCAAGCAAAATGTATCGCTTCTCAGGGTGCTCCTTTATCCATTTTTCTGCCCATGTAGTCTTCCCCGAGGCAGGTAAACcaaccatcatcatcacttcACAATCATCTGGCTTAGAAGAAGTGGGGCCCATCATTGCATTTCCATCTTCGAGAGCAGAAGCCCAAGGCTTAAAATCTTTTTCAGGAACAAGTCCCTCTTCAACACTGAACTGCAACTGgaccacaacatttttcaataagACATGGGGAAAGAGAGCTGATTCCCATTGTAACTTTCTTGTCGGAGAGTCCAGCACTCCAAGACCCTTTGGACGAGCATCAAATTGCTTTGCAGTACCCAGCCATTTACCATTCTTGGAGAAACCAATGAAAGCCAACGGTTTATTTTCAAGATCAACTGCACAGACAATTGAATCTCCAATCCCAAACTTTTCACCATAATCTAAAAACTCACCTGCACTTGAAATTTTTCCTGTGCCCCCAAACCCAAAGCTGTGTTCAGTTTCCCCTAGGTTACCCACATTATCATCCCCTCTAGAAATTCCTACACGGCAAACATGCTGCGCAGTGTCCTCAATATCAACTGGCTGCATTGCAATAATTTTGCAACCAAAACAGTATTTCCCACGAGTTATTCCAACATTACCACGAGCACCAGACCAGCAATAAGCAAACCCCTGCTCATGGAGTGCAGATCCTTGAAGACCATTGCCTAAAATATTGAAATCTGGAGACAGGGTAACAATTCAAATCAGCTATCAGACAATACTGGAATGTGTTTATTTTGGGTTAGGTATATCCATGCAAAAACATGCATCTACAAACAcatagaaacaaaagaaaaggccATCTCTGAGTTTGCACAGATGGTATACATTCCTCATTTGGAAGAAAAGGTTATAAATTAACAAGCTCCACTAATCCTTTGCATTCTTAGGTGTCAGAAAACAAGATTTCCATATTTGTAATCAATGGTTCGAAAACACAATCCTGTCCTAAAAGCAATTTATCAATTTACCTATTCAGGTGAGCCGGTTTAGCATTTATGTAATTAAAGTTTCAAAAACACATTCCTGTTCTAAAACATTGAGAGAACGACTAGATTGAGTTCAACCATCGTTATATTGCAATCTATAAGCATTTCAAGTTTCCCATAAACTTTTCAACAAGGGAATTTAAATAACTGTAATTTCATCCATTCCTGATGAGTAATTCTGAACCATTTACACCCGCATTCCCAATTAGTAACTGGGAGATTTATTACAAGAAACCTCGTTTAATCCAAATTCTTTCTGTTTCCgtaaattgaaaaaatccaactcAACCAAGTGAATCAACTTGGATAATGTTGGTGGGGGCTATGGtgtttatttttggcatgatgtttggtgtggtgcAAGGGCTCTTCAGTGTGTTTTCCCACTCTCTACTGGATTGCAAGTGAAAAAGAGGctttggaagaatatttggacaTGTATGGTACCTCCCAAGATTGCTTTCGTTGCTTGAATTGCGTCTCTTGGGAAAATCCTCACCATTGAAAATTTGAGGAAATGGGGGTCTCATCATTACGGATTGGTATTTCTTGTGTAAGAAAAACAGGGAATCTGTGGATCAGCTACTTTTatattgtgaggtggctaggatTCTTTGGGGTGCCATCTTTAACCAGACTGGTGTGGCATGGGTTATGCCGGGAATAGTGGatatttttaagtgtttgaCAGGTCTTAGGGATAATGTCCACATCGCTGCTGTGGAAAATGAACCCTCATTGTATTAGGTCTTGtttgtggatggagagaaatgatAGGTGCTTTGAAGACTGGGAGCGTTCCTTGGATGAGTTGAAGAGAATCTTTTTTAACACACTATTTTCCTGGGCTTCAGTCATTCTTTGTA
This window harbors:
- the LOC121266527 gene encoding uncharacterized protein LOC121266527; this translates as MKSFSHFLSSFFSSPIFSCIVSLYALILLYLPHLFLKIIFSPVLNATGILFFALLRLGAIQRLDDEITDNSCQFQTSRKAGENAESKENGESDSFEPEKTKFPEEDIGVASQSETDSDSDSSFNPTPCFEDDFVEWDVKAPLEVIYEEYEGDEAEEDPNPSEKYPNPNEGEGTKNVSHERHPSLSMYYPESDSDDSSDGDFGNFPPIGEWYSPENRCLTWNEEDKEGLIEIALDGNKRGHDFHVEEENLIEIDISPMRNEEFPGKKLKFPREMLTKILMSRRSERACLMNNGAMET
- the LOC121265552 gene encoding heterogeneous nuclear ribonucleoprotein U-like protein 1, producing MLPNITPTLVVHFALSRSLCLCLCLCLSSSPIVPMALTKKRGLPVEDGQEAKKAKIEDITESSESKLTQRVVLNPADCNLDFNILGNGLQGSALHEQGFAYCWSGARGNVGITRGKYCFGCKIIAMQPVDIEDTAQHVCRVGISRGDDNVGNLGETEHSFGFGGTGKISSAGEFLDYGEKFGIGDSIVCAVDLENKPLAFIGFSKNGKWLGTAKQFDARPKGLGVLDSPTRKLQWESALFPHVLLKNVVVQLQFSVEEGLVPEKDFKPWASALEDGNAMMGPTSSKPDDCEVMMMVGLPASGKTTWAEKWIKEHPEKRYILLGTNLILDQMKVPGLMRKHNYSERFDRLMDKATGIFNTLLSRAAKTPRNYIIDQTNVYKNARKRKLKPFAFFQKVAVVVFPRPEELKFRAAKRVKEMGKEVPADAVKEMLVNYVLPSSKDMPGSDEYFDQVIFVELNPAESQRHLDEMKHTLASATNLNSNNSSPYYRESSVKSVTGFLPQDQVALAVSGRHWHNSPLHASNSQGPNQVNTAYQQGGPHASRGSNVPAYRGNQYPAVVRVAAAPGSYESSFPRDDAGCSGSYGGIPSCGTAPYPYRSSMIEPFPVGSASPMPLSYSTLGEHFNDNGGPGASLQATRTLGYGMGGPYSRSNIEANNNIPGADAYPYRSSMIEPSPVGSASTMPYSYSGHGGHYNHIGGPGADLQAPRAPTFVPRPLPTALGSAYGTPSPRPPYGNIPNELRYSEGCAPPRPRYY